The proteins below are encoded in one region of Triticum aestivum cultivar Chinese Spring chromosome 1B, IWGSC CS RefSeq v2.1, whole genome shotgun sequence:
- the LOC123093794 gene encoding uncharacterized protein — MEYEYQYSGGGGDGGSLSKEKRPPAKRGQVKLQMVRALSNLVSPSGAVDGSKQANRNSFRREIS, encoded by the coding sequence ATGGAGTACGAGTACCagtacagcggcggcggcggcgacggcggcagcttGAGCAAGGAGAAGAGGCCTCCGGCGAAGAGGGGCCAGGTCAAGCTCCAGATGGTGAGGGCGCTGAGCAACCTCGTGTCTCCCAGCGGCGCTGTTGACGGCTCGAAGCAAGCCAATCGCAACAGCTTCAGAAGGGAAATAAGCTAG